The following is a genomic window from Candidatus Latescibacter sp..
CTATGAAGTCCTCGATGCCCATAAAATCGACCTGATAGAGGCCAATTACGACCAATTCTCCCATTACCGCAAGGATGACCTCAACTGGCACAAAGTCCCCAATCCTGTGCTCTGGAAGAATATCCCCACCTACCGTCCTATCGGCGATCCTGACAATTTCTTCATCAATATGCCCAAGCTCAAATGTCATAACCTGGGGCTTACCACCCTCTCCACCAAGAACCTCCAGGGAGCGGTGCCGACAGCGTACGGCCACTACTGCGATACCTGGGATGCGCTGCCGCTACTCTGCAAGACGTATGGGATCGATTTCAAACGTGATTTCGTGGAGAATTACCAGCAGAGGGTTGAGGCGGCGTTCCTTAAGCACCGAGACGCCGGATTCAAACACTGGGACAAGGAGCAGTCCTATTCCAAGTATCAGGCAAAGGGCGGCTGGGATGCATTCAGGAAGGTCAAGGACAGTGTCAGGAACAAGGCCGAGTTCATGAAGGGCATTTCCAACCTTATGTGGGATGAACAGTGGTGCCAGCGCGGCCTCGATTCCTCCTCCGCCATCAAACCCTCCATCAACATCATCGAGGGAGTGATAGGCCGTGACGGCTCCGGGTTCGATGTAGGCAAAGATGAGCTCTGCAACATCATCGTCGTCGGTCTCTCCACCACCGAGGTGGACGCGGTCGGCTCCTACATTATGGGCCACAATCCTATGCAGCTTATTTATACCCGCATCGCCAAAGAGCGGGGACTGGGCGAAAACGATGTCAACAAGATAGATCTCTACTGGATCAGGAACGGCGTAGTTTCCAAGGCGAATGTGGCGGATATAAAGCGCTACAGGCTGGGGGTCAACCTGCACACCTGGGCTGAAACCGGGGAGCGGCTGTTCTGGTGAGCAAAACGGGGG
Proteins encoded in this region:
- a CDS encoding DUF362 domain-containing protein, with the protein product MKRRTFIRTAALSGAALAGMEVPQWAMPTCSHAFPTGGGINVAEGIEIVEAGKAKNVMPEIRPEILNNPRAVFLIETNVSASPDARGNFMEARPQLEQAGKKLVRELFVKGSRKGGSTLVKPNFTTVPDRTLSPVVGINTAPDFVAGFIEGLRELGNTNVIVSDRGTDVVNHRQTGIYEVLDAHKIDLIEANYDQFSHYRKDDLNWHKVPNPVLWKNIPTYRPIGDPDNFFINMPKLKCHNLGLTTLSTKNLQGAVPTAYGHYCDTWDALPLLCKTYGIDFKRDFVENYQQRVEAAFLKHRDAGFKHWDKEQSYSKYQAKGGWDAFRKVKDSVRNKAEFMKGISNLMWDEQWCQRGLDSSSAIKPSINIIEGVIGRDGSGFDVGKDELCNIIVVGLSTTEVDAVGSYIMGHNPMQLIYTRIAKERGLGENDVNKIDLYWIRNGVVSKANVADIKRYRLGVNLHTWAETGERLFW